GGTCAAGCTGTTCCAGGCAGGGAGCTCCCTGATAGGGTCTGGCACTACGACGAGGAGTTCCGGTCCGGTGGGGACTCTCCTAAACCAGCGTCGTCTGGATCTCAGGAGCAGGGAGAGGGGGCAGCCAGCAGCGGAGGATTTGTGGCCCTCAATCTGAGCTCTGGGAGGCAGGAGTTTGACTCAAGGGAGTGGGTGATGGTGGAGCGGCCCAGCGGGTCCCCAGGGGCCAAGGTTACCACCAGCCCCTCggaggaggagcctgaggtGCTCCTGCCAGGGGAGCAGACTCCAGGACTGGAGAAGGGCAGCCCAAGCCCAAGTTGTGAAAAAACTAAGCAGGAAAGCACTGCGTCCTCCAAAGGAAGTGTCAAAGTAGACAAACTGGAGCTCAGTGTTGGACCTGCGGGCGCTCTGCCTGCCATCACCCCAACCAGCCCCGCTGAAGCTCTGGCTGAGGGAGTCCTGACTCAGGTAAGAGCTTCTGTTTCAGGTCACATTCATGTCACACAGGGCTGTAGTCAGCATTTTCCAGAGCTAAAAAAGCTGCACAGTTGTAGCCAAAGATGCTTTTACCATAAACCAGTCAGGGAGACACCGACTGCATCTTGCTGTGGTGTGAAGcctggtttgattttttttgcttctttgcTTGATCATTTATTTTCGTATAAGCTGAGCTTTTTTATCGAGTCATTGCATGAAAGAATATAAACTTAAGTTATGGCATTGTGGTTTAAATATAATGCAGTGTTTTTGACTTATTTTCCCAAAAATTGCAGTGCTCTTTTTAGCTTCATTTGCTCATTCTCAAAGCTTTGCTATGAAATGGtttgattattgttttttttgttgttttaatctACAAGCTTGCTCCTGTAAGTCGTCTGTcctttacaccccccccccggcctgaTGAAAATCACAATGTGTGTTGCTGAATTAGAACTCGCTGTTGGTCCTAAAGTTGCTGTTGTACTCTGACAAAGGAGGCAAAGCTCCAGCTACAGAAGTCGGGCAGTACAAAGAGGGCTATTTATCGAAAGGATTCATGCCATATAGGTGGTTGAATTCATTAAATAGATAGTAAAACAGTTCCTTTAATGCTTTAAATCTCCCTAAGTTGTATCTCTCGCCCTTTGGAAACCTAAAAATCGTCAAATTTATTAATGTTTCTAGCTTTTCACCTCTTCAGATCAACCTTCCCCTCGTGCTTGCTTTCTAAGCAGCCTGCCTTACAGTTCTTCCACCGTGCTTCCTCCATCTCACCCCctcacctcacccccccccaccacccacttctctccctcccgtcttttagttccccacctctcctccatccctgcCCGAGGAGGTTGCGGCCCGGACTTCCAGTCCCGTCCCGCTGCGCTCTCCGAGCCCTCACGCACTCCTGACCACCCTTTCGGACCCGCTGCTCCAGTGCCAGCCCGCGGGCATGAGGCGCAGCCTGTCTGCCGACCAGCAGCGTCGGgagcgccgctcctcctccacctcctcctgccacgTTTCCCTTCCACTGCCACCAAACCCCGCCCCTGGCACCCGCTGCTCACCCAGTCGCAGAAAGCTGCCGGCCATCCCGGCGGGTGCTGTCAACACCAAGTTTCCCTCTGTTATACGCATCACTCGTGCCCAGCTCCAGCAGGTGATGAGACCACCGCAGTCCCATTTAAAAAGCAGAGTCAGCAGAGTGAAAACCTCCGTCCCCTGCCTGAAATCTGGTctttggacacacacatacacacataataTCAGGAAAATTCATCCATTGGTGATTGACACACTTCCAGAATCCCGATGACTCATTTCTTGAATTTTGGCTAGAATAAACACTcaaaaaaacaacctccattCAGCTAGCTCTGCATCATTGGCGCTCACCAGTCGTCATCAGTTCTGTtatgtttgtcctttttttttgtttaagttGCTCATTTTGGCTCCTTTGTTTAGTTGGCTTGCTTTTTGTGTCGTTGTTGTCAGGCAGTTCTCTCCAGAAGCCATGAGGGGCATTGTGCAGGCCAGACAGAGCATGGGTCAGATGTGTCCTAGTGTCTGGATGTGTGTTCTTGTGACCTGAATAGAGACGTGTGCTTGACTGATTGTGTGGCATGTGTGTTTGGAATGTCGAGTCATGACTACAGGTTGCACGCTCTCTTTTGTTTCAGGTcgtctttgtcctctctgtctttctctttctctctctctccctgtatTTATTCCTCACCCTCTCTTCGCTGAAGCCCCCTGCGAAGTGAACGTTTCCTGCTGGTTTAGTACTCACAGCTTGACTGACACTGCCATAGCACTTGTGTGTTTCGCTCTGATAATGGTAGCTATGGTATTGCATGCCATTTGCCAAACTAATCATTTATTACCCCATTTGATAtcacttgtttggttccactcaTCTGTACTGGGCTCTTGCTACAGCACTACAGCACAACTCGACATGTTGTAGTCTATCAGCAACAGGCCTTTGACAATTTTATTCCCGGTTTGATTGATTGTTTTAAATAACATTGttgtctcttcctctttctgtgtctccacctcctcccctccagctgACAGCTCACCGTCCCTCTGGGCTCTCCTCCCAGTCCGGTTCAGAAAGCGCCCTGCAGTGCCATCTGCTGGAAAGGCATGATGAAGCTGAAACTGAGGCTCAGCAGGTCCTGGAGCGCACGGACCACATCTGCTCCCCACAGGAACAGGTTCCCACCAACCTCGGGACCTCCACAGACCCCCTGGCTGACATACTGCTCAATGGGAATAGCACAAAAGAAAAGAGCCCTGCACCAAGCCGAGCATCCTCACCACGTTCTCCGTGCTCGCCTTCTTCACCTCGCTCCCCCCGCAGCCCCATCCTTGCCAACGgtcacctctcccctcctgctAATACCCAAAGGGATTCAAATCATGGATATTTCCCAAAGCTGAATGACTCTGAAAACAATAATGGCCAAACTCACTGTGCCACAGAGCCGAAGCTAAAAAGGGACGAGGGCAGAGAGGCGACTCAGCCCCCGGCCCGCTCCTCCCCAGCTGCCCCCTGTAAAGACCCCACCCGAAGGCACAGCCGTATCCCGGTCCTGGAGCCCTCCAGCCTGCTGGAGCCGCCGACTCCTGGCTCCGCTAAAGAGAAACTCCTCCAGAAGAAAGCGAGCCAGCAGGGCTCCGTGCAGTCTCCCACTGCCTCCCCGTCTCTGTCTGACAGGCGTGGCATCGTCGTGTCCCTCGCCAAAGACCCACTGTCCTCCACCTCAGACCGCTCCCAGGATGAGGACTCTCTCATGGGCTCCCGCTCTGATCGCCAAGGAGACGACGCTgcttccctgtcctcctcctcctcccctctatCCCGTAAGAGCAGGATCCCCCGTCCCATCCATTCAGCTTCCTCTGCTGAAGAGCTGGCTGCACAGTTCCTGCCACGCCCACCGCCAGGAAAGCCACCTTGCCGCCCCACGGCAGAGGGCAGGTAAGTTTCTCTCACCCATCAGATTGTGGCAGTTAGCCAGTTCAGCAGAGTTGTCTTCCACTTCTCCATCCCCAGGCTTCGACGTTACCGGATTCGAGCTGGCAGCAACAGCGACTCGGACCTCCTGACGTGCATCGCTCACCTGATGCACGGCTCTCGAGGCTCCCCCCTGCACCACCGATCCTCGGCCCAGCATGACGGCCCCAGGAAGGGCGTCTGCAGCCTGACCAGCTCGCCGCACCACCACCGCAGCTCCAGCGTGTCCCctcgcagctcctcctccctgcagcgCTCCGTCAGCTCCTCGCCGTCCCGCCACGAACAccgcggcggcggaggaggcggcTGTCTGGGCCGCAGCCACTCCCCCCCCAGCTTCTCTGGCtcgccgcctccacgccgctTCCACCATCACCACTTGGAGACGTGCTGCAGCCGCCAGGTGCGCGCCGGCCTACTGCATCTGTCCAGAGGGAAAAGCTGCACCCGAGAGGGCAAATGCTCCAGCAAGCTGAGCAGATAGTTACCCTCCAGGCTGCCGGGAAGACTCCGgtgatgccttcagggtctTCCTGTTTAATACAGAGAAAATTTCTTTTCCCTGTCGGTTGGAACCATTACGACTGTGTTGCTGTCTCATCAGGGGTATCTCCAACAATTGTATCTCCAGACAAATTCAAGTTTTAGGCCACTGAACCTGTCATTTGTGCACGTCACTACATCAGTTGATCTTCTAGGTTTTAACATGACCTTTACATAGAGAGGTGGCCCAGGACCTATCAGGACACGTCAGGCTCcttatttcatttatatttaataacCTAGAATTACCAGTAATCTCCAAGAATTAACTGTGATTTCctggctgtttctgcagcttcatGAGTAAGTAGATCCTGTTATCCATATTTATCAGTCCTGCGCCATGAAGTAGTGTTAGCTTATTTACTCCTGTTAATGCACTTGGATTACGCCGTGGAACATCGGCGCAATTGATCACAAATGGCTTGGCGGTGACTCGCATCCCCAGTGTTTTGGAGATTGGAGGCAGGGTACACTATTGACTTTATGCTCCCCGTGAATGCATAAGAAATGAATCTGTACAGCTCTATTGAGATATTTATTTTGATGCTCGGCGGTGCGTCTGCCCTTCTCGCTGTGCTCGTGTCCCCCTTCGTCTACAATCAATCATGTAAAGtatgtgaggacacacacctTCACGTGCCTACTCTGTTGCTAAGAGGGAAACGTGAGCCAAGAGACTGCAAATTATAGTTgcgtgggggaaaaaaaatcccctctcTGAATCCGACGCTGTAGATAAGGTAGCTGCGTAATGAGTAATATTCAGACAGACCTTCACCTTAGCGTGTGCCTTGGCACTTTGGGCAGCTTCAAAATCCTCTTTGGTTTGTTTGTAATTAGCAAAAAAAAGGAGCTTAAATCAGACTCGTGCCAGTCGTTATAACACAACAACCATCTTGCCAGTATTGTGTCATATTGAAAACGTAGCAGATCTGTTGAGCAGCAGTTTACTTGTGGGCAAAAGTAGCGATTGTTTGCATCGATGAAATGGAATCTTAACTCTCCTGCGTGGATGTcagatttttaaagaaacagTAAATTCCAGACCTTTAACCGGAGGCTGTGTTTACTGTACATACATATCTAACACCCCGGTCTTGTTCCATGCTTCTCTGTGCAAGAATGTTCTTGTTTCATTGCTTCTGCACCGGCACTGTGCACATGCCAAAGGAGTGGTTTCGTCAGTTCCAAATCCTCCTGTCACTCCTCCGCTTGTACGATACTGTAAGATAGCTTCCTCCCAGCGCTACTCTTTGCATGCTcgacagaaaaaaatgaaatcaacaacCGAGGAAGAAGCTGCAAACCAATCCTGTTGAGATTCCAACCCAGCGGTGAGATTATAGCAGACGGGCTGAGTGATTTTCCTGTTCTTTTCTGCACTTCCTGCACTGATTTGAATATGATAGACTGTGCTTTTTTATGGTTAACCTAGTGGAAAGTCTAATGTGAGTCCTTGCTTCACATTGCCAAATGTTTTGATAAAAGTGGTGGTTAGATGCAGTTAGATTTGTTAAACTTGGGAGTGAACGCAGACTGAAGGccttgctgctgtttttgaCCCTGCAGACGACGCCGGTGGCCTCACAGAGCAGCTAAGATGACTTATCCCAAAGGCAGACAGcattcagtcagtcagtcgCCTTAACGTCTCTTCTCTGCCCCTCTGTGCATAACGAGGGATGACTGAGCTTTGTCTGTGCCGGAGTTCATCCCCAGTATTAGGCCTGTTTAAGCCTTCCTGTCACTCATCTGTCGACGCAGAGAGCTCCCCGATTTTTCGGGCAGTTTCCAGCTTGACTGGTGGAACAAAGTCCAACAAAACCTTCGTATACtcaaagtgtgtttgtaaatGCGTGTATTAGTCTGTGCCCCAAAGTGGGGGGAGGGTGCGCAATTTCTACCTGTCGCCAGCAATCAACCCTTGAATGCTCCCTCTTTTATGTATTTCAGACACACCTGTGGGTTGAAGGCATTTACAGCTTTCGGTATTCATGACTCTGTTGTGCAGACTTTTAATATATACTTGTAAAATATAAGTGATTATTTAAATGAAGTCATTGTAAAGTGAAAATGAAACGCTAACTAGCTGCAGTGAAAGACATGAAGTGGCACTAAATGGCATTGCTGGTTTTCAGAGATAATCATATTCATTTTCTTGATTTAAATGATTATTGCACATACCGTCAACCGTGTGTAGTTGTAGTACTAGTGAGGCCTTCCTGATGagtctttgcctctttttttaaagcggATTGCTTCATCAAAGGTGTTACGCTAATAGTAGCTTGCTGGTATTTATGGTTGCAGATTCCCATagaccaaaaaacaaaacaaatccatAATTTGAAAGGTGAAATGGAAACTAAATCCCTGGTGCACTTCTTGTAATAACACTTAATTAACTGTCATTAACTTATAAAGAACAGAACTTATTTATTGTAACATTTGCTGATTTTTCTTGTCATTTTGACGTTGGTGggtatttctttaatgtttaatgtttttgttgtaaTGTTTGATCGGTGATGATTTGAAAATGAAACTGTACAGTCTCCAGGAAAGAATGTCCAAACTGGGAGTTTGACGTGTATATAACTGtaattatttatgtttatttatcaTTTGTACCATATCAATACCTTGTACAGTGTTTccctctttttgttttaaattattttgtattttatttttataaactgGTTATGAATAAAATACTCATTCCGCATGCATACAAACCCTTGCAAGATTGTTGTTCTTATATTGATTCGGATTGGTTTAATTAATAACATTAATTCGGGATAGTGAAGCATAATATAATTTTTATACGCCTAATTAAACAACCTGCaccaaaatgcacatttttggTGTCAATTATTGTCGTTGTGAAAGTACATATTTAAGAAGTATAAATTACTACGTTACTTAACAATAATTATGGAATAATTAGGGGCGAAACAAACGCCGTACGTAAACAGACGCGAAGCGACGTCACGCCGTTTACGCGGTGACGTAGgcgctggccccgcccactcacGCTCAGTCTTTCACCGCGCAGCTCCTGGCTAGAAATGGCGGCTCTTTTGGAATCCCTCCTTTCGAAAAAAACGGAACATAATAGGGTCTTGGACTGGTTAAAGGATTTCGAGGTCGGTCTTAAATGATAAACGGTCTCATGTGTGATACTTTGTACGTGGGCTCACCCAGTTGTTGACGTGTTTAATCAGATGACAATGCTTCCAACTCTTTGTAAACAAAACTTTTAGCTGCAGAGCTAGCGGGCTAGGTTAGCTCCAGCTTGGGAGGGATGGACTCTGCAGCAACTGCTGCGTTGCCAACTTCCCTTAGTGATAAAATGTCCTTAAAATTTGTCGCAACTAAACCTTAGGTGGTTTTTGATTTTATCATTATCGTATTCGGCATCGTGTATTTGTTGCTCAGTACCTAGTTAGCGTGGGTCCAAGGCTTTGTCATCATTAACATCTATTTAAGCAGGCGAAAATTGCTGTGAATGCTGTACACAATTCATTCTTTCTTGTGTATTTTGAACAGGGCTGCAGCAGCTTGACATTGAGCGAACCTGAGGTGACAGTCTACAAACACGAATTTGTCCCCTTTCTTGTGAACTTCCTGAGGGAACAGAGCAGCCAAACACTAGCCCATGGACCGGCCACGCCAGCCAAAACCCCCAGACCCCCTGCACAGACCCATGGCTTCACTGACAGGAGAACCTGCAGGCCGACTGTCAGCGGAGCAGGTACCAGAAGTACCAGCCGAGTCCAGctgttttcctccacctcctctgtgtcAGCTGGAACAGAGTTAGATACTTCTGGTCAGGCTGGTGTCCACAGCCTTAGTGGGGTCAACGCTTTCAACAGTCCCTCCTTCACGACAGCGTGGAGCCCTGCCTCCAGATCCGCAGGATCTGAGCGCCGGTCTGGCCAGAGGTTCAGTCTGGGGGACTACGTCGTGTCTCCTCCTGACCTCCAGCCAAGTCCCAGCTTTCAGTTACAGAGGGGTCGCAGGAGAGGTGCCGGCAACCTACCGACGGGGGgtccaggaagaggaggacgtggaggacaTCACGGTGACGAGAACGGAGGGAGGAGGTCAAGTAGAGGTGGTGGGGGGTACAGTAGAATAAGTGAGCAGGTTTCGCCTCCATCTGTCGGACAGCTCAATTTGAGCAACTTGGAGGACTTCCCTCCTGTTGGCTCATCACCCATTTCACCAGCGTAAGCTACAGTTTCCTGTCGAGCTAAAACTAACACACCATCATTTTTGCACTGAGAT
Above is a genomic segment from Takifugu rubripes chromosome 2, fTakRub1.2, whole genome shotgun sequence containing:
- the ttbk2a gene encoding tau-tubulin kinase 2 isoform X2, translating into MSGGTEQADILSVLSLVKERWKVVKKIGGGGFGEIYEAVDLLTRINVALKVESAQQPKQVLKMEVAVLKKLQGKDHVCRFVGCGRNDRFNYVVMELQGRNLADLRRSMTRGTFSISTTLRLGRQILEAIESIHSVGFLHRDIKPSNFAMGRFPSTCRTCYMLDFGLARQFTNSNQEVRPPRPVAGFRGTVRYASVNAHKNKEMGRHDDLWSLFYMLVEFLVGQLPWRKIKDKEHVGKLKETYEHRLMLKHLPAEFGLFLEHISSIDYFTKPDYQLLMSVFDNSMKTYNVVENDPYDWERTGADGTLTISTTATTPQHHTRLTPAHMGMANASLIPGDLLRENTDEVLQDEQLSDVENNPVPERLQGSPLHPHRNQEADVWEELDRNRNRIRSTAWKVAAEEEHSNNQANPGHQSPYAGPSLGSPVKLPSEVVGSDRDGPLLRKLRNIHSFELEKRLGLESKPNLERFVETSSAKQQLGARHQDVEANGAAIIPVTQGQAVPGRELPDRVWHYDEEFRSGGDSPKPASSGSQEQGEGAASSGGFVALNLSSGRQEFDSREWVMVERPSGSPGAKVTTSPSEEEPEVLLPGEQTPGLEKGSPSPSCEKTKQESTASSKGSVKVDKLELSVGPAGALPAITPTSPAEALAEGVLTQLTAHRPSGLSSQSGSESALQCHLLERHDEAETEAQQVLERTDHICSPQEQVPTNLGTSTDPLADILLNGNSTKEKSPAPSRASSPRSPCSPSSPRSPRSPILANGHLSPPANTQRDSNHGYFPKLNDSENNNGQTHCATEPKLKRDEGREATQPPARSSPAAPCKDPTRRHSRIPVLEPSSLLEPPTPGSAKEKLLQKKASQQGSVQSPTASPSLSDRRGIVVSLAKDPLSSTSDRSQDEDSLMGSRSDRQGDDAASLSSSSSPLSRKSRIPRPIHSASSAEELAAQFLPRPPPGKPPCRPTAEGRLRRYRIRAGSNSDSDLLTCIAHLMHGSRGSPLHHRSSAQHDGPRKGVCSLTSSPHHHRSSSVSPRSSSSLQRSVSSSPSRHEHRGGGGGGCLGRSHSPPSFSGSPPPRRFHHHHLETCCSRQVRAGLLHLSRGKSCTREGKCSSKLSR
- the ttbk2a gene encoding tau-tubulin kinase 2 isoform X1; this encodes MSGGTEQADILSVLSLVKERWKVVKKIGGGGFGEIYEAVDLLTRINVALKVESAQQPKQVLKMEVAVLKKLQGKDHVCRFVGCGRNDRFNYVVMELQGRNLADLRRSMTRGTFSISTTLRLGRQILEAIESIHSVGFLHRDIKPSNFAMGRFPSTCRTCYMLDFGLARQFTNSNQEVRPPRPVAGFRGTVRYASVNAHKNKEMGRHDDLWSLFYMLVEFLVGQLPWRKIKDKEHVGKLKETYEHRLMLKHLPAEFGLFLEHISSIDYFTKPDYQLLMSVFDNSMKTYNVVENDPYDWERTGADGTLTISTTATTPQHHTRLTPAHMGMANASLIPGDLLRENTDEVLQDEQLSDVENNPVPERLQGSPLHPHRNQEADVWEELDRNRNRIRSTAWKVAAEEEHSNNQANPGHQSPYAGPSLGSPVKLPSEVVGSDRDGPLLRKLRNIHSFELEKRLGLESKPNLERFVETSSAKQQLGARHQDVEANGAAIIPVTQGQAVPGRELPDRVWHYDEEFRSGGDSPKPASSGSQEQGEGAASSGGFVALNLSSGRQEFDSREWVMVERPSGSPGAKVTTSPSEEEPEVLLPGEQTPGLEKGSPSPSCEKTKQESTASSKGSVKVDKLELSVGPAGALPAITPTSPAEALAEGVLTQFPTSPPSLPEEVAARTSSPVPLRSPSPHALLTTLSDPLLQCQPAGMRRSLSADQQRRERRSSSTSSCHVSLPLPPNPAPGTRCSPSRRKLPAIPAGAVNTKFPSVIRITRAQLQQLTAHRPSGLSSQSGSESALQCHLLERHDEAETEAQQVLERTDHICSPQEQVPTNLGTSTDPLADILLNGNSTKEKSPAPSRASSPRSPCSPSSPRSPRSPILANGHLSPPANTQRDSNHGYFPKLNDSENNNGQTHCATEPKLKRDEGREATQPPARSSPAAPCKDPTRRHSRIPVLEPSSLLEPPTPGSAKEKLLQKKASQQGSVQSPTASPSLSDRRGIVVSLAKDPLSSTSDRSQDEDSLMGSRSDRQGDDAASLSSSSSPLSRKSRIPRPIHSASSAEELAAQFLPRPPPGKPPCRPTAEGRLRRYRIRAGSNSDSDLLTCIAHLMHGSRGSPLHHRSSAQHDGPRKGVCSLTSSPHHHRSSSVSPRSSSSLQRSVSSSPSRHEHRGGGGGGCLGRSHSPPSFSGSPPPRRFHHHHLETCCSRQVRAGLLHLSRGKSCTREGKCSSKLSR